A window from Drosophila willistoni isolate 14030-0811.24 chromosome XR unlocalized genomic scaffold, UCI_dwil_1.1 Seg143, whole genome shotgun sequence encodes these proteins:
- the LOC6645519 gene encoding FACT complex subunit spt16 isoform X2: MSTFVLDKEAFVRRIKRLYTEWKAPSIGHDDGLTNLDCIMSLVGSEDDVIYSKSMAMQIWLLGYELTDTISVFASDAIYFLTSKKKIEFLKQVQNITEEGLPEIKLLVRDRTDKDKGNFEKLIKSIQNSKKGKRLGVFTKDSFPGEFSEAWKQSLMAAKFEHVDISTTVAYLMCPKDESEINNIRKACLVSMDVFNKYLKDEIMDIIDSDRKVKHTKLSDGCESAIGDKKYTSGLDPQLLDMAYPPIIQSGGAYSLKFSAASDKNTLHFGVIVCSLGARYKSYCSNISRTFLVNPTEPMKENYTFLINVQEEILKLLAPGTKLCEVYEKTLAYVRKEKPSMVENLTKSFGFAMGLEFRENSIVIGPKCQALIKKNMIFNLHVGISNLNNPEAADKEGSTYALFVGDTVLVGEQSPGSVMTPSKKKIKNIGIFIKDDSEEEDVDDKKAAKEDQSTEILGRSKRNAVLESKLRNEINTEEKRKEHQRELAQQLNERAKERLAKQGNSKEVEKVRKNTVSYKSISQMPREPEVKGLKLYVDKKYETVIMPVFGIQVPFHISTIKNISQSVEGEYTYLRINFFHPGATMGRNEGGLYPQPEATFVKEVTYRSSNLKEHGEVAPPSSNLNNAFRLIKEVQKRFKTREAEEREKEDLVKQDTLILSQNKGNPKLKDLYIRPNIVTKRMTGSLEAHTNGFRYISVRGDKVDILYNNIRSAFFQPCDGEMIILLHFHLKYAIMFGKKKHVDVQFYTEVGEITTDLGKHQHMHDRDDLAAEQAERELRHKLKTAFKSFCEKVELMTKSIVEFDTPFRELGFPGAPFRSTVTLQPTSGSLVNLTEWPPFVITLDDVELVHFERVQFHLRNFDMIFVFKEYNKKVAMVNAIPMNMLDHVKEWLNSCDIRYSEGVQSLNWQKIMKTITDDPEGFFDQGGWTFLDPESGSEAENESAESEEDEAYNPTDAETDEESDEDSEYSEASEDESDDSDEDLGSDEESGKDWSDLEREAAEEDRNHDYQTEDKRNGKFETKKTSKHSKHSPSKTSKDKYHNRDKHHSSSSSGHKSSGNSKDKDRKRGRDDSRDNGHKSKKSRH; the protein is encoded by the exons ATGTCGACCTTTGTGCTGGATAAGGAAGCATTTGTGCGACGAATAAAGCGCCTCTACACAGAATGGAAG GCCCCTAGTATTGGCCATGATGATGGTCTCACCAATCTGGACTGCATCATGAGTCTGGTGGGCAGTGAGGACGATGTTATCTACTCAAAATCAATGGCCATGCAAATTTGGCTCTTGGGCTATGAGCTGACAGACACAATATCAGTGTTTGCCTCTGATGCCATTTACTTTCTTACCAGCAAGAAGAAAATTGAGTTCTTAAAGCAGGTCCAAAACATTACCGAGGAGGGACTGCCAGAGATCAAGCTGCTAGTGAGAGATCGG ACCGATAAAGACAAGGGAAATTTTGAGAAACTCATCAAGAGCATACAAAACTCAAAGAAGGGCAAACGATTGGGTGTCTTTACCAAGGATTCGTTTCCCGGTGAATTCAGTGAGGCTTGGAAACAATCTCTAATGGCGGCCAAATTTGAACATGTGGATATAAGCACCACAGTTGCATATTTGATGTGCCCCAAAGATGAATCCGAGATCAATAATATACGTAAAGCCTGCCTTGTCTCCATGGACGTCTTTAACAAGTATCTTAAGGATGAAATCATGGACATTATTGATTCCGATAGG AAAGTAAAGCACACAAAGTTGTCGGATGGCTGCGAATCGGCTATTGGTGATAAAAAGTATACCAGCGGTTTGGATCCTCAACTATTGGACATGGCCTATCCACCGATTATACAATCTGGTGGTGCCTATAGCTTGAAATTCTCTGCCGCTTCCGATAAGAATACATTGCACTTTGGTGTAATTGTCTGTTCTCTGGGTGCCCGCTATAAATCGTATTGTTCAAACATTTCACGCACTTTCCTGGTCAATCCCACCGAACCGATGAAGGAGAATTACACATTTCTGATAAACGTACAGGAGGAGATCCTAAAACTCCTGGCACCCGGTACAAAACTCTGTGAGGTCTATGAGAAAACCTTGGCCTATGTACGTAAGGAGAAACCCAGTATGGTTGAGAATctaacaaaaagttttggcTTTGCCATGGGCTTGGAATTCAGAGAGAATTCCATTGTCATAGGGCCCAAGTGCCAGGCTCTGATCAAAAAGAATATGATATTCAATCTCCATGTGGGCATTTCCAATCTTAATAATCCCGAGGCAGCCGACAAAGAGGGCAGTACCTATGCCCTATTTGTGGGTGACACTGTGCTGGTGGGTGAACAATCGCCGGGCAGTGTGATGACGCCatcgaaaaagaaaatcaaaaatattggcattttcaTCAAGGACGATAGCGAAGAGGAGGATGTGGATGATAAGAAGGCGGCCAAAGAGGATCAAAGCACTGAAATTTTGGGTCGCAGCAAGCGTAATGCTGTCCTCGAGTCCAAACTCCGGAATGAGATCAATACGGAAGAGAAGCGTAAGGAGCATCAACGTGAATTGGCCCAACAGTTGAATGAACGGGCCAAGGAACGTCTGGCCAAGCAGGGTAACTCCAAGGAGGTGGAGAAGGTTCGCAAAAATACCGTTTCCTACAAGTCCATCTCACAAATGCCCCGCGAACCGGAAGTTAAGGGCCTAAAGTTGTATGTGGACAAGAAATATGAGACAGTGATAATGCCAGTGTTTGGCATTCAGGTACCCTTTCACATATCCACCATTAAGAATATATCCCAATCCGTTGAGGGCGAGTACACGTATCTGCGTATCAATTTCTTTCATCCGGGCGCCACAATGGGACGCAATGAAGGTGGCTTATATCCCCAGCCGGAGGCAACATTCGTTAAGGAGGT AACCTATCGCAGTTCGAATCTAAAGGAACATGGTGAGGTGGCACCGCCATCGAGTAATTTGAACAATGCTTTCCGTCTGATTAAAGAGGTGCAGAAACGTTTCAAGACCCGTGAGGCCGAGGAGCGTGAAAAGGAGGATCTGGTGAAGCAGGATACATTGATTTTGTCCCAGAACAAGGGTAATCCCAAGCTCAAGGATTTGTATATACGTCCCAATATTGTAACGAAACGAATGACCGGAAGTTTGGAGGCCCATACGAACGGATTTCGTTATATATCGGTGCGTGGCGATAAAGTGGATATACTCTATAATAATATACGAAGTGCATTCTTTCAACCATGTGATGGTGAGATGATTATCCTATTGCATTTCCATCTCAAGTATGCCATTATGTTTGGCAAGAAGAAGCACGTGGATGTACAATTCTATACAGAAGTGGGCGAGATAACCACCGATTTGGGTAAACATCAGCATATGCACGATCGAGATGATCTTGCCGCCGAGCAGGCGGAACGCGAGTTGCGTCACAAGCTGAAAACGGCCTTCAAGAGTTTCTGCGAGAAGGTGGAATTGATGACCAAATCGATAGTCGAATTCGATACACCATTCCGTGAATTGGGCTTTCCGGGTGCACCATTCCGTAGTACTGTGACCCTGCAACCTACCTCAGGCTCACTCGTTAATCTTACCGAATGGCCACCATTTGTTATCACACTGGACGATGTCGAATTGGTGCACTTTGAGCGTGTGCAATTCCATTTGCGTAATTTTGATATGATTTTCGTGTTCAAAGAGTACAACAAAAAGGTGGCCATGGTCAATGCCATACCAATGAACATGCTGGACCATGTTAAGGAGTGGCTCAA CTCCTGCGATATTCGTTACTCGGAGGGTGTTCAATCACTCAATTGGCAAAAGATCATGAAGACCATTACCGATGATCCCGAGGGTTTCTTTGATCAGGGTGGCTGGACCTTTTTGGATCCCGAATCGGGCAGTGAAGCTGAAAACGAATCAGCCGAATCTGAAGAAGATGAGGCCTACAATCCCACAGATGCCGAAACAGATGAAGAATCCGATGAGGACTCTGAATATTCCGAGGCTTCTGAGGATGAAAGCGATGATAGTGATg aggatctTGGCTCCGATGAGGAATCTGGCAAAGATTGGTCCGATCTGGAACGGGAGGCGGCCGAAGAGGATCGCAATCATGATTATCAAACGGAAGACAAACGAAATGGCAAATTCGAAACAAAGAAAACCTCAAAGCATTCTAAGCACAG CCCATCAAAAACGTCCAAGGATAAATATCACAATCGGGACAAGCATCATTCCTCCTCATCGTCGGGCCACAAGTCGAGCGGCAATAGCAAGGACAAGGATCGAAAGCGTGGTCGGGACGATAGCCGGGACAATGGTCACAAATCGAAGAAATCGCGTCATTAG
- the LOC6645518 gene encoding uncharacterized protein LOC6645518 — MSLLMDYSAVLKPVNEYNIVDKIKEANKELFANDETTAGAAAAAGGGGAANGQQQEKVTKVTFALNLEDYEPTTNTTTGGVDQKEDSSPSPPDELLMQLTQLKLKPIAEADEPLPEIVKPSKEKEKKLNQVVKEEQKQQLEDKQAEPEEEDEVEEEICEEILDLSEPAQKPPAPPQPPPPEAIVDDDDEDDDFSGVDEADLDDEPSLTLSKVTSATSSALQRRQATFDGGDDYDYDEGESDQKSLTNLLTESDCEEEERTLNEARLKLRQAYKSLYKTLDSKEQAKIDRLTGLQKEKPQPATQSHHIQHQDVDEDDDLSIIVASYIPDDFELNEQSIYYKNEEEEDAEQGGSGSGVPPINHTKTSTGCPKSTSKNFFNTRRFSFRRRAKPTPAISLTSASNRSSSNDSSALSPTIKMNYKTCCEHRHSLQEKLPRYTGYMSEYGLSAQQLQRRDQQIRRKKRFAMEQTLNRNEQELKKMQDNERAFTTWLKNKMRYPINKTRNMFDAHKRRGSVAAAAVAAAAAGNGSSPNHHHHYPSSSASRLRRRDSNDEPVIHAYRHLLGSWNK; from the coding sequence ATGTCTCTATTGATGGATTATTCCGCAGTCCTGAAGCCAGTCAACGAGTACAACATTGTCGACAAGATTAAGGAGGCCAACAAGGAGCTATTTGCCAACGATGAGACcacagcaggagcagcagcagcagctggaggaggaggagcagcaaATGGTCAGCAGCAGGAGAAGGTAACAAAGGTAACGTTTGCCTTAAATCTAGAGGACTATGAACCCACCACAAACACCACCACTGGAGGAGTAGATCAAAAAGAGGATTCCAGTCCTAGTCCACCAGATGAATTGCTGATGCAATTGActcaattgaaattgaaacccATAGCAGAAGCAGATGAACCATTGCCAGAAATAGTCAAGCCATCTaaagagaaggagaagaaGTTAAATCAAGTGGTAAAAGAAGAGCAGAAGCAGCAACTGGAGGACAAGCAGGCTGAGCCGGAGGAGGAGGATGAGGTGGAGGAAGAAATTTGTGAAGAAATCTTGGATTTAAGCGAACCAGCACAGAagccaccagcaccaccacaaccaccaccaccagaagCCATAGTGGATGATGACGACGAAGACGATGATTTCTCTGGTGTAGATGAAGCAGATCTGGATGATGAGCCATCTTTGACGCTCAGCAAGGTAACTTCGGCCACATCCAGTGCCCTGCAGCGACGTCAGGCAACTTTCGATGGTGGCGACGATTACGATTACGATGAAGGGGAATCGGATCAGAAAAGTCTCACCAATCTGCTAACCGAATCCGATTGTGAGGAAGAGGAACGCACATTGAATGAGGCACGCCTCAAATTGCGTCAGGCCTACAAGAGTCTCTACAAGACTCTCGATTCCAAGGAGCAGGCCAAAATAGATAGATTAACTGGCCTCCAGAAGGAGAAGCCACAGCCCGCGACACAGAGTCATCATATCCAACACCAGGATgttgatgaggatgatgatctATCGATTATTGTGGCCAGCTACATACCCGATGATTTCGAATTGAATGAACAAAGCATTTACTATAAAAACGAAGAGGAGGAGGACGCGGAGCAGGGAGGAAGTGGAAGTGGAGTTCCACCAATTAACCACACCAAGACTTCGACAGGGTGTCCCAAGTCCACATCGAAGAACTTTTTCAATACACGTCGTTTTAGTTTTCGCCGCCGGGCCAAGCCCACACCCGCAATATCCCTGACATCAGCCTCGAAtcggagcagcagcaacgatTCCAGCGCCTTGTCTCCGACCATCAAGATGAACTACAAGACGTGCTGCGAGCATCGTCATTCGCTGCAGGAGAAGCTACCCCGCTATACGGGCTACATGTCCGAATATGGTTTGAGTGCCCAGCAATTGCAACGGCGGGATCAGCAGATTAGACGCAAGAAACGCTTCGCCATGGAGCAGACTCTGAACCGCAACGAACAGGAGCTGAAGAAGATGCAGGACAATGAGCGGGCGTTTACCACATGGCTGAAGAATAAGATGCGTTATCCCATCAATAAGACCCGCAATATGTTCGATGCCCACAAGAGGCGTGGCAGTGTGGCAGCTGCTGCAGTGGCAGCCGCCGCCGCCGGCAACGGCTCCAGTCcgaatcatcatcatcattatcctTCGTCATCGGCATCGCGTTTAAGGCGACGCGATAGCAACGATGAGCCTGTCATTCATGCCTATCGCCATCTTCTGGGCAGTTGGAATAAATAA
- the LOC6645519 gene encoding FACT complex subunit spt16 isoform X1, which produces MSTFVLDKEAFVRRIKRLYTEWKAPSIGHDDGLTNLDCIMSLVGSEDDVIYSKSMAMQIWLLGYELTDTISVFASDAIYFLTSKKKIEFLKQVQNITEEGLPEIKLLVRDRTDKDKGNFEKLIKSIQNSKKGKRLGVFTKDSFPGEFSEAWKQSLMAAKFEHVDISTTVAYLMCPKDESEINNIRKACLVSMDVFNKYLKDEIMDIIDSDRKVKHTKLSDGCESAIGDKKYTSGLDPQLLDMAYPPIIQSGGAYSLKFSAASDKNTLHFGVIVCSLGARYKSYCSNISRTFLVNPTEPMKENYTFLINVQEEILKLLAPGTKLCEVYEKTLAYVRKEKPSMVENLTKSFGFAMGLEFRENSIVIGPKCQALIKKNMIFNLHVGISNLNNPEAADKEGSTYALFVGDTVLVGEQSPGSVMTPSKKKIKNIGIFIKDDSEEEDVDDKKAAKEDQSTEILGRSKRNAVLESKLRNEINTEEKRKEHQRELAQQLNERAKERLAKQGNSKEVEKVRKNTVSYKSISQMPREPEVKGLKLYVDKKYETVIMPVFGIQVPFHISTIKNISQSVEGEYTYLRINFFHPGATMGRNEGGLYPQPEATFVKEVTYRSSNLKEHGEVAPPSSNLNNAFRLIKEVQKRFKTREAEEREKEDLVKQDTLILSQNKGNPKLKDLYIRPNIVTKRMTGSLEAHTNGFRYISVRGDKVDILYNNIRSAFFQPCDGEMIILLHFHLKYAIMFGKKKHVDVQFYTEVGEITTDLGKHQHMHDRDDLAAEQAERELRHKLKTAFKSFCEKVELMTKSIVEFDTPFRELGFPGAPFRSTVTLQPTSGSLVNLTEWPPFVITLDDVELVHFERVQFHLRNFDMIFVFKEYNKKVAMVNAIPMNMLDHVKEWLNSCDIRYSEGVQSLNWQKIMKTITDDPEGFFDQGGWTFLDPESGSEAENESAESEEDEAYNPTDAETDEESDEDSEYSEASEDESDDSDEDLGSDEESGKDWSDLEREAAEEDRNHDYQTEDKRNGKFETKKTSKHSKHSRGEREEQRSSSHSKKHKSNSSSSSSHLKSSSSKHGSSSSPSKTSKDKYHNRDKHHSSSSSGHKSSGNSKDKDRKRGRDDSRDNGHKSKKSRH; this is translated from the exons ATGTCGACCTTTGTGCTGGATAAGGAAGCATTTGTGCGACGAATAAAGCGCCTCTACACAGAATGGAAG GCCCCTAGTATTGGCCATGATGATGGTCTCACCAATCTGGACTGCATCATGAGTCTGGTGGGCAGTGAGGACGATGTTATCTACTCAAAATCAATGGCCATGCAAATTTGGCTCTTGGGCTATGAGCTGACAGACACAATATCAGTGTTTGCCTCTGATGCCATTTACTTTCTTACCAGCAAGAAGAAAATTGAGTTCTTAAAGCAGGTCCAAAACATTACCGAGGAGGGACTGCCAGAGATCAAGCTGCTAGTGAGAGATCGG ACCGATAAAGACAAGGGAAATTTTGAGAAACTCATCAAGAGCATACAAAACTCAAAGAAGGGCAAACGATTGGGTGTCTTTACCAAGGATTCGTTTCCCGGTGAATTCAGTGAGGCTTGGAAACAATCTCTAATGGCGGCCAAATTTGAACATGTGGATATAAGCACCACAGTTGCATATTTGATGTGCCCCAAAGATGAATCCGAGATCAATAATATACGTAAAGCCTGCCTTGTCTCCATGGACGTCTTTAACAAGTATCTTAAGGATGAAATCATGGACATTATTGATTCCGATAGG AAAGTAAAGCACACAAAGTTGTCGGATGGCTGCGAATCGGCTATTGGTGATAAAAAGTATACCAGCGGTTTGGATCCTCAACTATTGGACATGGCCTATCCACCGATTATACAATCTGGTGGTGCCTATAGCTTGAAATTCTCTGCCGCTTCCGATAAGAATACATTGCACTTTGGTGTAATTGTCTGTTCTCTGGGTGCCCGCTATAAATCGTATTGTTCAAACATTTCACGCACTTTCCTGGTCAATCCCACCGAACCGATGAAGGAGAATTACACATTTCTGATAAACGTACAGGAGGAGATCCTAAAACTCCTGGCACCCGGTACAAAACTCTGTGAGGTCTATGAGAAAACCTTGGCCTATGTACGTAAGGAGAAACCCAGTATGGTTGAGAATctaacaaaaagttttggcTTTGCCATGGGCTTGGAATTCAGAGAGAATTCCATTGTCATAGGGCCCAAGTGCCAGGCTCTGATCAAAAAGAATATGATATTCAATCTCCATGTGGGCATTTCCAATCTTAATAATCCCGAGGCAGCCGACAAAGAGGGCAGTACCTATGCCCTATTTGTGGGTGACACTGTGCTGGTGGGTGAACAATCGCCGGGCAGTGTGATGACGCCatcgaaaaagaaaatcaaaaatattggcattttcaTCAAGGACGATAGCGAAGAGGAGGATGTGGATGATAAGAAGGCGGCCAAAGAGGATCAAAGCACTGAAATTTTGGGTCGCAGCAAGCGTAATGCTGTCCTCGAGTCCAAACTCCGGAATGAGATCAATACGGAAGAGAAGCGTAAGGAGCATCAACGTGAATTGGCCCAACAGTTGAATGAACGGGCCAAGGAACGTCTGGCCAAGCAGGGTAACTCCAAGGAGGTGGAGAAGGTTCGCAAAAATACCGTTTCCTACAAGTCCATCTCACAAATGCCCCGCGAACCGGAAGTTAAGGGCCTAAAGTTGTATGTGGACAAGAAATATGAGACAGTGATAATGCCAGTGTTTGGCATTCAGGTACCCTTTCACATATCCACCATTAAGAATATATCCCAATCCGTTGAGGGCGAGTACACGTATCTGCGTATCAATTTCTTTCATCCGGGCGCCACAATGGGACGCAATGAAGGTGGCTTATATCCCCAGCCGGAGGCAACATTCGTTAAGGAGGT AACCTATCGCAGTTCGAATCTAAAGGAACATGGTGAGGTGGCACCGCCATCGAGTAATTTGAACAATGCTTTCCGTCTGATTAAAGAGGTGCAGAAACGTTTCAAGACCCGTGAGGCCGAGGAGCGTGAAAAGGAGGATCTGGTGAAGCAGGATACATTGATTTTGTCCCAGAACAAGGGTAATCCCAAGCTCAAGGATTTGTATATACGTCCCAATATTGTAACGAAACGAATGACCGGAAGTTTGGAGGCCCATACGAACGGATTTCGTTATATATCGGTGCGTGGCGATAAAGTGGATATACTCTATAATAATATACGAAGTGCATTCTTTCAACCATGTGATGGTGAGATGATTATCCTATTGCATTTCCATCTCAAGTATGCCATTATGTTTGGCAAGAAGAAGCACGTGGATGTACAATTCTATACAGAAGTGGGCGAGATAACCACCGATTTGGGTAAACATCAGCATATGCACGATCGAGATGATCTTGCCGCCGAGCAGGCGGAACGCGAGTTGCGTCACAAGCTGAAAACGGCCTTCAAGAGTTTCTGCGAGAAGGTGGAATTGATGACCAAATCGATAGTCGAATTCGATACACCATTCCGTGAATTGGGCTTTCCGGGTGCACCATTCCGTAGTACTGTGACCCTGCAACCTACCTCAGGCTCACTCGTTAATCTTACCGAATGGCCACCATTTGTTATCACACTGGACGATGTCGAATTGGTGCACTTTGAGCGTGTGCAATTCCATTTGCGTAATTTTGATATGATTTTCGTGTTCAAAGAGTACAACAAAAAGGTGGCCATGGTCAATGCCATACCAATGAACATGCTGGACCATGTTAAGGAGTGGCTCAA CTCCTGCGATATTCGTTACTCGGAGGGTGTTCAATCACTCAATTGGCAAAAGATCATGAAGACCATTACCGATGATCCCGAGGGTTTCTTTGATCAGGGTGGCTGGACCTTTTTGGATCCCGAATCGGGCAGTGAAGCTGAAAACGAATCAGCCGAATCTGAAGAAGATGAGGCCTACAATCCCACAGATGCCGAAACAGATGAAGAATCCGATGAGGACTCTGAATATTCCGAGGCTTCTGAGGATGAAAGCGATGATAGTGATg aggatctTGGCTCCGATGAGGAATCTGGCAAAGATTGGTCCGATCTGGAACGGGAGGCGGCCGAAGAGGATCGCAATCATGATTATCAAACGGAAGACAAACGAAATGGCAAATTCGAAACAAAGAAAACCTCAAAGCATTCTAAGCACAG tcGTGGCGAGCGTGAGGAGCAGCGTTCATCGTCGCACAGTAAAAAGCATAAGTCGAATTCCTCCTCTTCCTCTTCGCATTTAAAATCCTCCAGCTCCAAACATGGCAGCTCATCTAG CCCATCAAAAACGTCCAAGGATAAATATCACAATCGGGACAAGCATCATTCCTCCTCATCGTCGGGCCACAAGTCGAGCGGCAATAGCAAGGACAAGGATCGAAAGCGTGGTCGGGACGATAGCCGGGACAATGGTCACAAATCGAAGAAATCGCGTCATTAG